One Cellulomonas sp. Y8 DNA segment encodes these proteins:
- a CDS encoding glycogen debranching N-terminal domain-containing protein: MELQPLLHDLLVAVHAPTQAWSDADGQIGLADGRGAQGVYHGDVRVLAGARLTVGGAAPEAVASGADGPGRARTVLLARAVDGPGADPTARLERLREVVPGRVTETLTLSCSTAEPVAARLEVALRPDGTPMDWIKSGAAAQAAPAPERTADGARWQADADVAAVLSAPGADVDVAADGTVRLAWDVKAATGAPVVATWTLDVTDAAGPVTAPRRAEPEWQPLDVEAADRRLPALLDQALADLGTLRLSARFAPDDVFLAAGAPWFFTLFGRDSIWASRMLLPLGTELAAGTLRTLATLQGTKVDPATAEQPGKILHEVRRAELSMPGEGTVLPPVYYGTVDATPLWVCLLHDAWRWGMPADEVEALLPAMERALAWMSDHGDSDGDGFLEYADETGSGLANQGWKDSGDSVQWKAGGLATGPIALAEVQGYAHEAAVAGAALLDAFGREGGDRWRAWAAALAERFRASFWTSDERGAYPGIALDADKQVVDTVTSNIGHLLGTGILSAEEEATVAARLVGPDMDSGYGLRTMSTESAGYWELRYHGGAVWPHDTAIVVQGLARAGHAREAAALAEGLLAAAQDFDQRLPELYGGDARGTVPRAVPYPAACRPQAWSAAAAVSVLGAALGLAPDVPGGRLTVAPPVPSPLGAVAVRGLRLGGAPLAVRVGADGSVQVEAEADVAVHLRS, from the coding sequence ATGGAGCTCCAGCCTCTGCTGCACGACCTGCTGGTCGCGGTCCACGCCCCCACGCAGGCGTGGTCGGACGCCGACGGCCAGATCGGCCTGGCGGACGGACGCGGCGCCCAGGGCGTCTACCACGGCGACGTGCGGGTGCTGGCCGGCGCCCGGCTGACCGTGGGCGGCGCCGCGCCCGAGGCGGTCGCGTCCGGCGCGGACGGCCCCGGGCGCGCCCGGACGGTGCTGCTCGCGCGCGCCGTGGACGGGCCGGGCGCGGACCCCACGGCGCGGCTGGAGCGGCTGCGCGAGGTGGTCCCGGGCCGGGTCACGGAGACTCTCACGCTGTCCTGCTCGACGGCGGAGCCCGTGGCGGCGCGCCTCGAGGTGGCGCTGCGCCCGGACGGCACGCCGATGGACTGGATCAAGTCGGGCGCGGCGGCCCAGGCGGCGCCCGCCCCCGAGCGCACCGCCGACGGCGCGCGCTGGCAGGCCGACGCGGACGTGGCGGCGGTGCTGTCCGCGCCGGGCGCGGACGTCGACGTGGCGGCCGACGGGACCGTGCGGCTGGCCTGGGACGTGAAGGCGGCCACCGGCGCGCCCGTCGTCGCCACCTGGACCCTCGACGTCACGGACGCGGCCGGCCCGGTGACGGCGCCCCGCCGCGCGGAGCCGGAGTGGCAGCCGCTGGACGTCGAGGCGGCCGACCGCCGGCTGCCGGCCCTTCTCGACCAGGCCCTCGCCGACCTCGGCACGCTGCGCCTGAGCGCCCGGTTCGCGCCGGACGACGTGTTCCTGGCCGCGGGCGCCCCGTGGTTCTTCACCCTGTTCGGCCGGGACTCGATCTGGGCGTCCCGGATGCTGCTGCCGCTCGGCACCGAGCTCGCGGCGGGCACGCTGCGCACGCTCGCGACGCTGCAGGGCACGAAGGTCGACCCCGCCACCGCCGAGCAGCCCGGCAAGATCCTGCACGAGGTGCGCCGCGCCGAGCTGTCGATGCCCGGCGAGGGCACCGTGCTGCCGCCGGTGTACTACGGCACCGTCGACGCGACGCCGCTGTGGGTCTGCCTGCTGCACGACGCCTGGCGCTGGGGCATGCCGGCCGACGAGGTCGAGGCGCTGCTGCCCGCCATGGAGCGCGCGCTCGCCTGGATGTCCGACCACGGCGACTCGGACGGCGACGGGTTCCTCGAGTACGCCGACGAGACCGGCTCCGGCCTGGCGAACCAGGGCTGGAAGGACTCGGGCGACTCGGTGCAGTGGAAGGCCGGCGGGCTCGCGACCGGTCCCATCGCCCTCGCCGAGGTGCAGGGCTACGCCCACGAGGCCGCCGTCGCCGGCGCCGCGCTGCTCGACGCGTTCGGCCGCGAGGGCGGGGACCGGTGGCGCGCCTGGGCCGCCGCGCTGGCCGAGCGGTTCCGCGCCTCCTTCTGGACGTCGGACGAGCGCGGCGCCTACCCGGGCATCGCGCTGGACGCGGACAAGCAGGTCGTGGACACGGTGACGTCGAACATCGGCCACCTGCTGGGCACCGGCATCCTGTCCGCCGAGGAGGAGGCGACGGTCGCCGCACGGCTCGTCGGCCCGGACATGGACTCCGGCTACGGCCTGCGCACGATGTCGACGGAGTCGGCCGGCTACTGGGAGCTGCGCTACCACGGCGGCGCCGTGTGGCCGCACGACACCGCGATCGTCGTGCAGGGGCTGGCGCGTGCCGGGCACGCCCGGGAGGCGGCGGCGCTCGCGGAGGGTCTGCTCGCGGCCGCGCAGGACTTCGACCAGCGGCTGCCGGAGCTCTACGGCGGCGACGCCCGCGGCACCGTGCCGCGCGCCGTGCCGTACCCGGCGGCGTGCCGCCCGCAGGCGTGGTCGGCGGCGGCCGCGGTGTCGGTCCTCGGCGCGGCGCTCGGGCTGGCCCCCGACGTGCCCGGCGGCCGGCTGACCGTGGCGCCGCCGGTGCCGTCGCCGCTCGGGGCGGTGGCCGTGCGCGGGCTGCGCCTGGGCGGGGCGCCGCTCGCGGTGCGGGTCGGCGCGGACGGCTCGGTGCAGGTCGAGGCGGAGGCCGACGTGGCGGTGCACCTGCGGTCCTGA
- the dxs gene encoding 1-deoxy-D-xylulose-5-phosphate synthase codes for MGLLDRIGSPADLRALSAGQVRALAGEIRGYLVDQVSRTGGHLGPNLGVVELTIALHRVFESPRDTLVFDTGHQSYVHKLLTGRQDFGRLRKSGGLSGYPSRAESEHDVVENSHASTALSWADGIARANALAGRGDRHVVAVVGDGALTGGMAWEALNNIADGTDRRLVVVVNDNGRSYAPTIGGLALHLDALRTTRGYETVLSWGKRALRRSGPPGRVAYDALHGLKKGIKDVVAPQGMFEDLGLKYVGPVDGHDEAAVEFALRRARSFGGPVIVHVITEKGRGYSPAEQDVADRFHAVGQIHPETGLPVAPSRFGWTGVFADEIVRIGRRRPDVVAITAAMLQPVGLAPFAEAFPARTFDVGIAEQHAVTTAAGMAFAGLHPVVAVYATFLNRAFDQVLMDVGLHRAGVTFVLDRAGLTGDDGASHNGMWDMALLGVVPGLRLAAPRDEDTLRAALRAAVDVDDAPTVVRYPKGALTEALPAVDDVDGVDVLARHGVAGADGTARSVLVCGVGSMARTALALGELLAQHGLRVTVVDPRWVLPVPAALVKLVGEHDHAVTIEDGVREGGVGSALGLRARDAGIATPVQAFGVPRRYLEHASRDELLTGLRLTAPDLARDVLAALRTTA; via the coding sequence ATGGGGCTGCTGGACCGCATCGGGTCCCCGGCCGACCTGCGCGCGCTGTCGGCGGGGCAGGTCCGGGCGCTGGCGGGGGAGATCCGCGGCTACCTGGTCGACCAGGTGTCCCGCACGGGCGGGCACCTCGGGCCGAACCTCGGCGTGGTCGAGCTGACGATCGCGCTGCACCGGGTGTTCGAGTCGCCGCGGGACACGCTGGTGTTCGACACCGGCCACCAGTCCTACGTGCACAAGCTGCTGACGGGGCGGCAGGACTTCGGCCGGCTCCGCAAGAGCGGCGGGCTGTCGGGCTACCCCAGCCGGGCCGAGTCCGAGCACGACGTCGTCGAGAACTCGCACGCGTCGACCGCGCTGTCCTGGGCGGACGGCATCGCGCGCGCGAACGCCCTCGCCGGTCGCGGCGACCGGCACGTCGTGGCGGTCGTCGGCGACGGGGCGCTCACCGGCGGCATGGCCTGGGAGGCGCTCAACAACATCGCGGACGGCACCGACCGCCGGCTGGTGGTCGTCGTGAACGACAACGGCCGGTCCTACGCGCCGACGATCGGCGGGCTCGCGCTGCACCTCGACGCGCTGCGCACCACCCGCGGGTACGAGACGGTGCTGTCCTGGGGCAAGCGGGCGCTGCGCCGCTCCGGTCCGCCCGGGCGGGTCGCGTACGACGCGCTGCACGGCCTGAAGAAGGGCATCAAGGACGTCGTCGCCCCGCAGGGGATGTTCGAGGACCTCGGCCTGAAGTACGTCGGCCCGGTCGACGGGCACGACGAGGCGGCGGTGGAGTTCGCGCTGCGCCGGGCCCGGTCGTTCGGCGGGCCGGTGATCGTGCACGTGATCACCGAGAAGGGCCGCGGGTACTCGCCGGCCGAGCAGGACGTCGCGGACCGGTTCCACGCGGTCGGCCAGATCCACCCCGAGACCGGGCTGCCGGTCGCGCCGTCCCGGTTCGGCTGGACGGGCGTGTTCGCGGACGAGATCGTCCGGATCGGCCGTCGCCGGCCCGACGTCGTGGCGATCACGGCGGCGATGCTGCAGCCGGTCGGGCTCGCGCCGTTCGCGGAGGCGTTCCCCGCCCGCACGTTCGACGTCGGGATCGCCGAGCAGCACGCCGTGACGACGGCCGCGGGCATGGCGTTCGCCGGGCTGCACCCGGTGGTCGCGGTGTACGCGACGTTCCTCAACCGTGCCTTCGACCAGGTGCTGATGGACGTGGGCCTGCACCGCGCCGGGGTGACGTTCGTGCTGGACCGGGCCGGGCTCACCGGCGACGACGGCGCGTCGCACAACGGCATGTGGGACATGGCGCTGCTCGGGGTCGTCCCGGGCCTGCGGCTGGCCGCGCCGCGCGACGAGGACACGCTGCGGGCGGCGCTGCGCGCGGCGGTCGACGTCGACGACGCGCCCACGGTGGTGCGGTACCCGAAGGGCGCGCTCACCGAGGCGCTGCCCGCGGTCGACGACGTCGACGGCGTGGACGTGCTCGCGCGGCACGGGGTCGCGGGAGCCGACGGCACCGCGCGCTCGGTGCTGGTGTGCGGTGTCGGCTCGATGGCCCGGACCGCCCTGGCGCTCGGCGAGCTGCTGGCGCAGCACGGCCTGCGGGTGACGGTCGTCGACCCGCGGTGGGTGCTGCCCGTGCCCGCGGCGCTCGTGAAGCTCGTGGGGGAGCACGACCACGCGGTGACCATCGAGGACGGCGTGCGCGAGGGCGGCGTCGGGTCGGCGCTCGGGCTGCGGGCGCGGGACGCGGGCATCGCGACGCCCGTGCAGGCGTTCGGGGTCCCGCGGCGGTACCTCGAGCACGCGAGCCGGGACGAGCTGCTGACCGGGCTCCGGCTGACCGCGCCGGACCTCGCGCGCGACGTGCTCGCGGCGCTCCGCACGACCGCCTGA
- a CDS encoding carbohydrate ABC transporter permease: MTTQAAVPLRRRRRGPGSSRGREAASGWLFLTPMLVILGLFLVVPVLMALWVSLSDWTGRGSPLSSDVGFVGLDNYERLLLGGGLATQDFGTAMRNNAYYVLLVVPLQTALALFLATMVNRAALRGKGFFRTAFYFPSVTSSVAITVLWLFLFSASGTINAILAKLSITGPNWFNDPQGVIHLLLGTLGVDSAPAALAQHGFLGISLWEWAAGPSVAMTAFILLAIFTTSGTFMLLFLAALQAVSAEVEEAALMDGANARQRFFRVTLPMLKPTVFTVLTLGLIGTWQVFDQIYTGTQGGPAKTTLTPAYLSYTAAFQNNQWGRGAAIAFVLFAIIVLLTVLQRIVLRERDVPRRKRFHRTPPAPPAAVAATAATTGGPGAGATTSTSTTGSDR, from the coding sequence ATGACCACTCAGGCGGCGGTGCCGCTCCGCCGCCGGCGTCGCGGCCCCGGGTCCTCCCGGGGCCGCGAGGCCGCGTCGGGGTGGCTGTTCCTCACCCCGATGCTCGTCATCCTGGGCCTGTTCCTGGTGGTGCCCGTGCTCATGGCGCTCTGGGTCAGCCTGTCCGACTGGACCGGCCGCGGCAGCCCGCTGTCGTCGGACGTCGGGTTCGTCGGGCTCGACAACTACGAGCGCCTCCTGCTCGGCGGCGGCCTCGCCACCCAGGACTTCGGCACGGCGATGCGCAACAACGCGTACTACGTCCTGCTCGTCGTCCCGCTGCAGACCGCGCTCGCCCTGTTCCTCGCGACGATGGTCAACCGCGCCGCGCTGCGCGGGAAGGGCTTCTTCCGGACGGCGTTCTACTTCCCGTCCGTGACGTCGTCGGTCGCCATCACGGTGCTGTGGCTGTTCCTGTTCTCCGCCTCCGGCACCATCAACGCGATCCTCGCGAAGCTGTCGATCACCGGGCCGAACTGGTTCAACGACCCGCAGGGCGTGATCCATCTGCTGCTCGGCACCCTCGGCGTCGACTCGGCGCCCGCCGCGCTCGCGCAGCACGGCTTCCTCGGCATCTCGCTGTGGGAGTGGGCCGCCGGCCCGTCCGTGGCGATGACCGCGTTCATCCTGCTGGCGATCTTCACCACCTCCGGCACGTTCATGCTGCTGTTCCTCGCGGCGCTGCAGGCCGTGTCGGCGGAGGTCGAGGAGGCCGCGCTGATGGACGGGGCCAACGCCCGGCAGCGGTTCTTCCGGGTCACGCTCCCGATGCTCAAGCCGACCGTGTTCACCGTCCTGACCCTCGGCCTGATCGGCACCTGGCAGGTGTTCGACCAGATCTACACCGGCACCCAGGGCGGCCCGGCGAAGACCACGCTCACCCCGGCGTACCTGTCGTACACCGCGGCGTTCCAGAACAACCAGTGGGGACGCGGCGCCGCGATCGCGTTCGTGCTGTTCGCGATCATCGTGCTGCTCACCGTCCTGCAGCGGATCGTGCTCCGGGAGCGCGACGTGCCCCGCCGCAAGCGGTTCCACCGGACCCCGCCCGCTCCCCCGGCCGCCGTCGCCGCGACCGCTGCGACTACCGGCGGCCCGGGCGCCGGCGCCACGACCTCCACCTCGACGACCGGGAGCGACCGATGA
- a CDS encoding LacI family DNA-binding transcriptional regulator, with protein sequence MDATTRPTLESVAQRAGVSRQTVSNVLNAPHLVRADTTDRVRAAIDALGYRPSSAARQLRTGRSRVLGLRLEPVHDGINGAVLDRFLHALTESAQARGYRVMLFTAPDDAGEIAQYSELLDTADLDAFVLTSTHRDDERAAWLAERDVPFVTFGRPWGGRPDGAAAHPWVDVDGAAGTRAAVAHLRRLGHERIAYLGWPDGSDVGEDRAGGWAAAMVDAGHDGSLLRRLHARVPDGVAAGAQAIERVLADAAPTAVVCASDSLALGALTVARSQGTTLAVVGFDDTPVAAAVGLTSVAQPLSEAAQRALDLLLDQLDGTGGTRSREVLLAPHLVERASSRTP encoded by the coding sequence ATGGACGCCACGACCAGGCCGACGCTGGAGAGCGTCGCCCAGCGTGCCGGCGTGTCCCGCCAGACCGTGTCGAACGTGCTCAACGCGCCGCACCTGGTGCGCGCCGACACCACCGACCGGGTCCGCGCCGCCATCGACGCGCTCGGCTACCGGCCGTCCTCCGCCGCGCGCCAGCTGCGCACCGGCCGGTCCCGCGTCCTCGGGCTGCGTCTCGAGCCCGTGCACGACGGCATCAACGGCGCCGTGCTCGACCGGTTCCTGCACGCGCTCACCGAGAGCGCCCAGGCCCGCGGGTACCGGGTCATGCTGTTCACCGCCCCCGACGACGCCGGCGAGATCGCCCAGTACAGCGAGCTGCTCGACACGGCCGACCTCGACGCGTTCGTCCTCACCAGCACCCACCGCGACGACGAGCGGGCCGCCTGGCTCGCGGAGCGGGACGTGCCCTTCGTGACGTTCGGCCGGCCCTGGGGCGGCCGTCCCGACGGCGCCGCCGCGCACCCGTGGGTCGACGTCGACGGCGCCGCGGGCACCCGAGCCGCGGTCGCCCACCTGCGCCGACTCGGCCACGAGCGGATCGCCTACCTCGGCTGGCCCGACGGCTCCGACGTCGGCGAGGACCGCGCCGGCGGCTGGGCCGCCGCGATGGTCGACGCCGGGCACGACGGGTCCCTGCTCCGCCGGCTGCACGCCCGCGTCCCCGACGGCGTCGCCGCCGGCGCCCAGGCGATCGAGCGGGTGCTCGCCGACGCCGCGCCCACCGCCGTGGTGTGCGCCTCCGACTCCCTGGCCCTCGGCGCCCTCACGGTCGCCCGGAGCCAGGGCACGACGCTCGCCGTCGTCGGCTTCGACGACACCCCCGTCGCCGCCGCCGTCGGCCTGACGTCCGTGGCCCAGCCGCTCTCCGAGGCCGCACAACGCGCGCTCGACCTGCTGCTCGACCAGCTCGACGGCACCGGGGGGACCCGCAGCCGCGAGGTCCTGCTGGCCCCCCACCTGGTCGAGCGCGCGTCCAGCCGCACCCCCTGA
- the pflB gene encoding formate C-acetyltransferase, producing MSTTAVPTTGSDATAPAWDGFVTGPWCDGIDVRDFIQRNYTPYTGEADFLAGPTERTTGIWAKLSAMFPEERAKGVYDIDNHTPSTITSHGAGYIDQANELIVGLQTDAPLKRAMFPNGGWRMVEKSLETYGYDVDPDVAKTFTTYRKTHNDGVFDVYPPNVRAARSSHIITGLPDAYGRGRIIGDYRRVALYGVDALIEAKRVERHELDMEPSVEDVIRDREENAEQIRALQELKRMAATYGYDISRPAATAREAVQWLYFAFLGAVKEQNGAAMSLGRTSTFLDVYIQRELASGAITEEFAQELIDDFVIKLRIVRFLRTTEYDNLFSGDPTWVTESIGGIGEDGRSLVSKTSFRFLQTLYNVGPAPEPNLTVLWSNRLPEGFKKYCAQVSIDTSAIQYESDDLIRTSWGDDAAIACCVSPMRVGKQMQFFGARVNIAKALLYAINGGRDEVSGKQVAPVSAPVEGDVLDYDDVAAKYDKLLDWLAETYVDALNCVHYMHDKYAYERLEMALHDRQILRTMACGIAGLSVVADSLSAIKYAKVTPVRDEDGLVTDYVIEGDFPTYGNDDDRADDIAVGITKAFMEKIRQHKTYRNSLHTQSVLTITSNVVYGKATGNTPDGRRAGEPFAPGANPMNGRDSHGMLASAMSVAKLPYSEAMDGISLTSTVVPSGLGRTKEEQVANLVGLMDAYNVSSGYHLNVNVLNRDTLEDAMEHPENYPQLTIRVSGYAVNFVRLTREQQLDVLSRTFHGGV from the coding sequence ATGTCCACCACCGCAGTACCCACGACCGGGTCCGACGCCACCGCGCCGGCCTGGGACGGTTTCGTCACCGGACCCTGGTGTGACGGGATCGACGTCCGCGACTTCATCCAGCGCAACTACACGCCGTACACCGGCGAGGCCGACTTCCTCGCCGGCCCCACGGAGCGCACCACGGGCATCTGGGCGAAGCTCAGCGCGATGTTCCCCGAGGAGCGTGCCAAGGGCGTCTACGACATCGACAACCACACGCCGTCGACGATCACGTCGCACGGCGCGGGCTACATCGACCAGGCCAACGAGCTCATCGTCGGCCTGCAGACCGACGCCCCGCTCAAGCGCGCCATGTTCCCCAACGGCGGCTGGCGCATGGTCGAGAAGTCGCTCGAGACCTACGGCTACGACGTCGACCCCGACGTCGCCAAGACGTTCACCACGTACCGCAAGACGCACAACGACGGCGTCTTCGACGTGTACCCGCCGAACGTCCGCGCGGCCCGCTCGTCGCACATCATCACCGGCCTGCCGGACGCGTACGGCCGCGGCCGCATCATCGGCGACTACCGGCGGGTCGCGCTGTACGGCGTCGACGCCCTGATCGAGGCCAAGCGCGTCGAGCGCCACGAGCTCGACATGGAGCCGTCGGTCGAGGACGTCATCCGCGACCGCGAGGAGAACGCGGAGCAGATCCGCGCCCTCCAGGAGCTCAAGCGGATGGCCGCGACCTACGGGTACGACATCTCCCGCCCTGCCGCCACGGCGCGCGAGGCCGTGCAGTGGCTGTACTTCGCGTTCCTCGGCGCGGTGAAGGAGCAGAACGGCGCGGCGATGTCGCTGGGCCGCACCTCGACCTTCCTCGACGTGTACATCCAGCGCGAGCTCGCCTCGGGCGCGATCACCGAGGAGTTCGCCCAGGAGCTCATCGACGACTTCGTCATCAAGCTCCGCATCGTGCGCTTCCTGCGGACCACCGAGTACGACAACCTGTTCTCGGGCGACCCGACCTGGGTCACCGAGTCCATCGGCGGCATCGGCGAGGACGGCCGCTCGCTCGTCTCCAAGACGTCGTTCCGGTTCCTGCAGACGCTCTACAACGTCGGACCGGCCCCCGAGCCGAACCTCACCGTGCTGTGGAGCAACCGGCTCCCCGAGGGCTTCAAGAAGTACTGCGCGCAGGTCTCGATCGACACCTCGGCGATCCAGTACGAGTCCGACGACCTGATCCGCACCTCCTGGGGCGACGACGCGGCGATCGCCTGCTGCGTCTCCCCGATGCGGGTCGGCAAGCAGATGCAGTTCTTCGGTGCTCGCGTCAACATCGCCAAGGCCCTGCTGTACGCGATCAACGGCGGCCGCGACGAGGTCTCCGGCAAGCAGGTCGCGCCGGTGTCCGCGCCGGTCGAGGGCGACGTCCTCGACTACGACGACGTGGCGGCGAAGTACGACAAGCTGCTCGACTGGCTGGCCGAGACCTACGTCGACGCGCTGAACTGCGTGCACTACATGCACGACAAGTACGCGTACGAGCGGCTCGAGATGGCGCTGCACGACCGCCAGATCCTCCGCACCATGGCCTGCGGCATCGCCGGCCTGTCGGTCGTGGCGGACTCGCTGTCGGCCATCAAGTACGCCAAGGTCACGCCGGTGCGCGACGAGGACGGCCTGGTCACGGACTACGTGATCGAGGGCGACTTCCCGACGTACGGCAACGACGACGACCGCGCGGACGACATCGCCGTGGGGATCACCAAGGCGTTCATGGAGAAGATCCGGCAGCACAAGACCTACCGGAACTCCCTGCACACCCAGTCGGTGCTGACCATCACCTCGAACGTCGTCTACGGCAAGGCCACGGGCAACACCCCCGACGGCCGCCGCGCCGGCGAGCCGTTCGCCCCGGGCGCCAACCCGATGAACGGGCGCGACTCGCACGGCATGCTCGCCTCCGCGATGTCGGTCGCGAAGCTGCCGTACTCCGAGGCGATGGACGGGATCTCGCTCACCTCGACGGTCGTGCCCTCGGGCCTCGGCCGCACCAAGGAGGAGCAGGTGGCGAACCTGGTGGGCCTCATGGACGCGTACAACGTGTCCTCCGGGTACCACCTGAACGTCAACGTGCTGAACCGGGACACCCTCGAGGACGCCATGGAGCACCCCGAGAACTACCCGCAGCTCACCATCCGGGTGTCGGGCTACGCCGTGAACTTCGTGCGGCTGACCCGCGAGCAGCAGCTCGACGTGCTGTCCCGGACGTTCCACGGCGGCGTCTGA
- the pflA gene encoding pyruvate formate-lyase-activating protein: MSSSQSVVGEVGAPVIELGLPVTGGSHERSTAGTAGLAVSDAERSEKFAQMRAGELGSLHSWELVTAVDGPGTRLTTFLAGCPLRCLYCHNPDTMEMRRGEPVLAEELLRRIQRYVPVFAVTGGGLTISGGEPLMQPAFVDRLLRGAKELGVHTAIDTSGYLGAHCSDAMLADIDLVLLDVKSGIPETYKRTTGRDLQPTLDFGRRVAASGTEIWVRFVLVPGLTDAPENVDAVADYVASLSTVSRVEVLPFHQMGRDKWQSLGMAYELEDTEPPSPELVARVRQQFRDRGLTVF, encoded by the coding sequence ATGAGCAGCAGCCAGTCCGTCGTCGGCGAGGTCGGCGCCCCGGTCATCGAGCTGGGCCTGCCCGTCACGGGCGGCTCGCACGAGCGGTCGACGGCCGGCACCGCGGGGCTCGCGGTGAGCGACGCGGAGCGCAGCGAGAAGTTCGCGCAGATGCGCGCGGGCGAGCTGGGGTCCCTGCACTCCTGGGAGCTCGTCACCGCGGTCGACGGCCCCGGCACCCGGCTCACGACCTTCCTGGCCGGCTGCCCGCTGCGCTGCCTGTACTGCCACAACCCCGACACGATGGAGATGCGCCGGGGCGAGCCCGTGCTCGCCGAGGAGCTGCTGCGCCGCATCCAGCGGTACGTCCCGGTGTTCGCCGTGACCGGCGGCGGCCTGACGATCTCCGGCGGCGAGCCGCTCATGCAGCCCGCGTTCGTCGACCGGCTGCTGCGCGGCGCCAAGGAGCTCGGCGTGCACACCGCGATCGACACCTCCGGCTACCTGGGCGCGCACTGCTCCGACGCGATGCTCGCGGACATCGACCTCGTGCTGCTCGACGTGAAGTCGGGCATCCCCGAGACGTACAAGAGGACCACCGGCCGGGACCTGCAGCCGACGCTCGACTTCGGCCGCCGGGTCGCCGCGAGCGGCACCGAGATCTGGGTCCGGTTCGTGCTGGTGCCCGGACTCACCGACGCGCCGGAGAACGTTGACGCGGTCGCCGACTACGTCGCCTCCCTGTCCACCGTCAGCCGGGTCGAGGTGCTGCCGTTCCACCAGATGGGTCGGGACAAGTGGCAGAGCCTGGGCATGGCGTACGAGCTGGAGGACACCGAGCCGCCGAGCCCGGAGCTGGTGGCGCGGGTGCGGCAGCAGTTCCGGGACCGCGGGCTGACGGTGTTCTGA